The Flavobacterium galactosidilyticum nucleotide sequence CTCCTGATCCACAGGCTGCATCAAATATTTTTCCTTCGTATGGCTCAATCATTTCAACCATCAAACGAACGATACTTCCTGGTGTAAAGAATTGCCCTGCACCTGAACCTTCGGCAATGGCAAACTTACCAATGTAATATTCATATACACGCCCTAGGATATCGCTTTCGGGATTCTCTTTTTGAGATAGTTTCGGGTTAGAAAGTAAATTGATTAATCCGCCTACTTGTCTTGGTGACAATTGACTTTTCACAAAAAGACGAGGTAAAATCCCTTTTAAATCAGGTCGGAATTGCGCCAGTGTGTTATCTAAAACGTCAAAGGCATCATCAATGATTACTTTAATGTTGTCTTGTTCTGCGTTTTCTTTTAGGTACTCCCAGGTGGCTTCCTTAGGAATGATATAGATGTTTTTTGAAAGGTACTCGTCTGCATCTTCCAGTACATAATTGATCTCGTCTTGGTTTTGAGTATAGTAATCAGATGTTTTGTCTTGTACTAAATCAAGTAGCTCATCCCTGCGAATCTCATATCGCTCAGACATGTGTTTCAAGAAAATTAGGGGAAGTATATAGTCTTTGTATTGATTCTCAGCTACTGCGCCACGAAGCTCATTAGCCGCTTTCCATAATTCCTGTTCAAAATTAATATCTGCTTTTATAGGGGTCTTTGCCATTCTGTGTTTAATAATTATTGCATAAAATAGTTCGCTAAGATATCGAAAAAAAACTCTTCCATAATGTGGAAAACCACAATGCCCAAGCAACTGGTAAATAAACGATATATACCACTGAAAATCAATACCCAGTTTTAGTGACATTTGAGTTTTCTTCTAACAGATAATAACTTTAAATAAAAAATCCACTTCCTATCAAGAGAACGAACACTCATGTTGCATTCTACTTTCTGAAGAAGTGGAGATAATTGTAGACAACTGTGGAGACCACAGATTTATTGAGAAAAAAAGTCTGTGTATGTAAAGTCGTTATTACTAAATTAGCACGTAGAGTTTGCTAATTGCCTTAGGAATGAAACACTATAGATTGCATTAGCATTGCATCGGTGCTATGTTTAGTAATACCGTTTATTAAGGATTTGGCTAATTTAAGCGGTCGCATTAAGCATTAATAACTGCTTAGAGATGATTGTAACCCACTCGAGCTGTTTGCTATGAATAGGAGGCAAAGGATGATAAAAAGCCCATTGAGTATTTGCTTTTAATATACCGCAGGGATTTGAAGCGTTACTGGCTATCATCGCTTTTAATGCAAGTGGCATTAAGTTCACTGAGACACCCCAGCCAAAGATAACAGGTACATTATTAACCCACAGTTGATTAAAGTCTTCATGACGGTTTTCATCAAAAATCGAGTGTGAGATGCGCTTAAGGTCTAGTTCTATTATTTTACCATAGAATATACTGCTATTAGCTTCGCGTAGGTCTGAAAGGTTTAAAACGCGTGCATATTGAAGTTTGCAGTTGAGCATTACTTTCATGATTTGGTTTTGAGTATTGTCTGGAATTGCTAATGATTCTTTCGTATTGTTTTCAATACCATCTAAGGGCTTCGAAGAGCCCGGATTCATCATTACAACCATTAAATCAGGGATTTTACACCCTGAGTTAACCGTTTTGATATCTAAGTACTTGCGGAACTTTAGTCCCTGAACTTCGTAATAGAAGCCTGTTATTTTAAATTGTGTTTTCATTGGTTTCTTTAAGCCATAAGGCTCTATAGTCTTTATTTTTACCATCCTTAATTTGAGTAAAATAAGCTGTTAAATGAACACCTAAAGATAGTGCAGTATTGTAAAATCTATTGTCATTCATAATGTCGACCATTTTCTTTAAATCATTTATTAGAATTTGTACTTTACCAGATTCCAAAAATATATTTGTAAAATTATTTTTCCCCGTCTTTTTAAGGTCCTTCAACCTTAAATCTCTAATTAGTTCCAGTGCTTCGATCTTCTCAGCTAAAGTAAAGTTTCCCTTGTATACTTTTATTCTGTTCAGCTTTTCGAGGGTTCTGATACTTGTAATTTTTATATCTACTGGAGGTCGTACTTCAACATTTTGCGCGTCGCAAAAGTTAATTTTATAACCTGCCGATTTAAAACCTTGGATGGGTTTACTAATTAATGTCAAAATACCCAGATCTTGAAATACTTGCTTAGCCTCTTTGATTTGAGTTCTACCAAAAATACTTTCCCAGAATGAGGCAGGTATATTAACATTTATACCATTGTAAGACAACTCCATGATTAAAGATAGAAATGCAATTACATCTTGTTCAGAAGATTTAATTCCCATTGAGTTTAATGACTCTACAGCGCTCTTAAAATCTATATTGCAGTAAGGCAGCTTCGCAGTATAAAAGGCACTAATTTTCCCTACTTTTACTTTTGCTCTAACAAGAGTTAGACCGTCATTATCAAGTTCTACAATACTAGAAAAGGATTTGTAAAAAGATAGTTCTTTCGGATTAAGACTGTTGACTTTTGCCTTCAGATACTTAAGTTGTCTCTTGGACAATTTTTCGACATTTGTGCAATCATTTGTATTAATTATAATATTACTATATAATGGCACAATTGCACGTTTTTTGTCCTCCAGATAATTTAAATATTGCACAATTGATTTCTCTCTTTTAGTTAAGGACATTAATTCTATACTTTTTTTTATGTTTTCTGTTGTAATCAGATATGACTCTTTTCTTGATTCTAGCATAAATCTAATTGCCTCATCATAGCCGTTATCATAGAAATGTTTTTCTAACTCTTTGTATTGCTGGCTTCTCATAGTATTTTCTTTGACAGCCATTGATTTAACTACCATTAAATCACGAGTAAAAACTTGCAGGATACTGTCCTCTTTACTAAAAGAATTTCTTAAATTATCCGTATCTTTGTAATAGTCAAAAGCTTGGGCGGTGGTTAGTATAGTAGTACTTTTCATCGCTTATTTTTTAATAGCTTTTAAAGCCTCTTCTATTTCATCACTTTTGTATCGTACCAAGTTCCCGATGCGATAGGGCTTAAGAATTTCAAGCTTATCCCATTCAGAAACAGTAGACAGAGCCACCTTAAGCATTGTTGAAACCTCTTTCCTAGTTAGAAATTCGACTGGAGGCTTAGGCGTCAATTTATTGAATAACTCTTTTATTTCTTTTCGAGTATCATCCCTCAGAATTTCTCTAAGCTGTTCTGGCGTAGTGTTGTAGATTTGTGTAACTATGTGTTCGTTCATTGCTTTTATATTTAGGTTATAAAGCAAATTAACGACTAAAGAGTAGTAGGAAGAAAAGTAGCCTACTACCGAGGCTACTCCAGTAGTAACTTAAAAAACAAAAATTAGTAGGTTAGATATCATCTAACATCGAATCAATGTAATCCAGATCCTTCTGATAGTTAGCACCTATTGAAGATGGTTTTTGCTCCAGTCTAGAAATATATGTTGCTATATTTTTTACATTCAGTCCAGTGATCTTACTTATAACTTCAGACTGTTTAGCTTGAGATTTAAGTCTAATCTTTTTATCATTAAAGAAACCTACCTTATCTAGAAGAATGACTATTTGATTGGCAGTAATCTGTAATTTTCCATCTCTTACATCCTCTACAACATCAAACCGTATTTCATCATCTAAAGGAATATCTTCATAAGGAGAAATGTTCTCAATGGGTCCATTTGACATATAAAAACCCTCCTTATTTAGCTCTTCTTTTAAGTAAGACAACTTTTTGTCAAGGGATATTTTAAAGCTCGCTAACCCTTCTGAATAAATATGATAGCATTCTGTTATTATTACCCTGTTCTCTTCTGGGTCGTAAAGTTTTCTAATTTCTGACTGAATAAAATCAGCTCGTTCAGCATCAAGGTTAAGCTCGACAAATTTCTCAAACCTCACTTTAAAGCTGTTTTTATAAACAGCCAAAGGACAATCAAAAAAATAATAATCATCCTTAATAGAGTTCCGAAACAAACTTTCCAGTAAAGAGGCTATTTCCTTCTTGTCAAGAAGGAGCTGAGAATTCAACTCCTTTGACCTTTCAATCCTAATTGATAAACTTTTATTTGCAGATATTTTACCTTTTAACTCCTCCGCAATTGATGATGATGTTACACCCATATTCATGCCTTATTTACGCTTATTATACATTAAAGTAACCGCTATCAACAATATGTTGCGCTCTTTCTTCTTCTTTGATTCGAATGTACCTATAAAATTCCTTTTCAGTCGTATGCCCTGAAAACAACATGATATCAAAGATTGGCATTTTTCTTAAATACATATTAGTACAAAAACTTCTTCTTGCAGTATGAGACTTCAACAATTTGTATTTTGGAATCATTTCAGTCACCAATTTGCCACCCTTTGTTTGTTCACACTTTATTGACTCAGTCCACTGAAGGTCCAGACCTATTGTTTTAATATGTTCGTTAATATGTTGTTCTGGAATCGATGGGGGAGGTACTCCACCATACCTTTTATCCATAATTTCTCTTATCTCTTTTGTTATCGGACACATCACCACCCTACCTCGTTTACGGTTTTTTTGTTGAACAAATTTAAAATATTGTATCTCCCCCTTCGTTACGATATCATCCTTAGATAGACTATTATAATCACTAACTCGTTGCCCCGTATAGCAACCTATCAAAAATACATCTCTAGCGTGTTCTAAGACCGGAGTTTTAGACAAATCCTTATTATGCAGAACTTTAATCTCGGCATCTGATAAATATATTTCAGTTGTGATTTCCTTCTCAACCTTAAAGTCTCTACTTTGATGTTTAACACTAGCAGTATAGCCCTCTACAAATGCATAATTCATAAAAGACTTAATGGTTTTGATATGCTTACCAATGGTGTTTAAAGAATAATTTTCCTTTTCCAAAAATGCTTTGAAACTATTGTAAAAAGGCATATCAATTGCCTCAAAGCTCAATGAAATCTGTTTCTTTTTTTCATATTTCTCGAGAATCGTAATAGCTTGCTTATACACTCTTTTAGTCACCGGAGCTATAGAAGTCCCCTTATCGTCTATAAACTTGTTACAGACGTCTATAAAGGATAGTACAATCTCTTTGTCACTCTCAACTAAATGTTTCTTTCTTACAATAATATCCAACTCCTTTTTTATCATCTCATTAGTAACACCATCCCCGTAGTCCATATATAGTTTTTGATAGCGACTGAGTATAGAATCTTCAAAATGTTTTAGATCTTGATTAACTTTGTCTTTATTAATAAGAGAGCTGATGTTTTTTATACGCTGCTTCTTAAAATCCCAATTTGCAAAACATGATTTATACCCAACAGAATACTTAAGCCTTTCGGCACCATATGAAAAATAGAGGTATATCAGACTCTCTTGCTGCTTATGCTCCTCTAGGTTTTTTTTTGACTCCTTGAACGCATATCGCACAGAGCCTTTAGACATTTGAATTTGTACAGACATATAATTAATTTTAGTCCTCAAAGATACAAAATAACCCTGCATAAGGGTGCTTAAAAGGGTGCTTATTTATTCATGCTTACTAAGAACACATCGGAACACATCGACAACATAAATCTTTAATTCACTTGCTGACAATGGTTTTATGAATAACTATTTATATGACGAGTATTTTATAAGCAGGATTAATTTAGTACTGGAGGTACCACAAAACCCGAATAGAAATATTCGGGTTTTTTGTTTTAAAAAAGTTCCGCTTTAAAACTTTCTTAGCGTTGATACTACTTCAGCTTTTGACTACTATAAATAAAAAAAACCAGAGCAAGTCTGGGTTATATATACTATTTTATAGTATAGACACTAAAGCGTAATAAATAGCCGAACACTATCAAACCTCGTAATTTCATAAAAAATTAGATAATTAAATAGCAAATCTGCAATTAAATTATTTTTTATTTACAGATATCATTTAATATAATTGCTAATTTACTATATTTATGCAAATTATATATATATATATATATATATATGGAGATTTTAGCCTGTCCAAAATGCCAAGGAAACCACATAATAAAAAGCGGAGTCATTAACAATAAACAAAGGTACTTATGTAAAAAATGCAACTATTTTTTTACTGTTAACAAAATTGGCAAAAAAATAGATGATTACTACGTAACCAAAGCATTACAACTCTACCTAGAAGGCTTAAGTTTCAGAGAAATAGAACGAATTATAGGGGTTTCGCACGTAACTGTTAGCAACTGGGTAAAGACCTACAACATAAAAAAACCATCTCATGCTAATTACCACCCTACTTACAAGATATTTAACCATTTAGAACTAGTAGAATATTTAAAAAACAAACAATTACTTTCTGGTGCTGGCATGATTATCACTGAATTAGGCGATAAGTTTATGCTTATAAAATGGGAAAGATTCAAAGATTAACTATAGTGGTTAACACAAAAATATATCATGATTTTTTTCTAGAATAAAATAATAGAATTTGGCACTGTTGAAACTAACCATTTTAATTAAACCAAACTTACTATTTATCATGAAAAAAACATGTTTAATACTTTTAATCGGGGTTGCTTCTTTCAAAGCGTATTCCCAAACTCCATCACCCACGCCAGTTCAATCTTCTTCTGAGAAAGAATGGAATGTAAGTATTTATGGTTTCGCTAGAACTGATTTCATTTGGGATAGCCGAAAATCAGCTTTTACTAGAGAAGGTCAATTAAATTTATATCCCCTAGATGTTGTTTTAGATGCTAACGGTAAAGATATTAATGCTGCTGCACAATCTAATTTCCTATCTATAACTTCAAGACTAGGAGTAAAAGCTAAAGGACCAAATGTTTGGGGAGCAAAAACCTCATCTATAATGGAAGCAGATTTTTATGGAAATGTGGAAGGTGGAACAATAGGGTTACTAAGATTAAGACATGCGTATGTGAATTTAGAATGGTCTAAAACAAGTCTAACCTTAGGACAAACGTGGTATCCACAATTCATACCTGAAGTTTTCCCTGGTGTTGCCAATTTCAACACCGCAATCCTATTTAATCCTTTTGGATGGGCGACTCAAGCTAAAATAAAACAAATTTTAAGCAACGAAGTTTCCCTGACGTTAACTGCTTATAAAGAAAGAGAATTTCCAGCTCCAGGACCAGGAACACAAAATTCAGCATCAATAAATTCAGTATTACCTTCCCTTAATGCACAAATTCAGTACAAAGCGAAAAATACTATTTTAGGATTAGGAGCTGAATACAAATCACTTCAGCCTTTAACTGTCTCTAATAATTTAGTTTCTACTGAAAAAGTAAACAGCAGTTCATTTTTTGGATACGCCAAATATTCAAACGATCAATTTTCTATAAAAGCTTACGGAATTTCAGGTGGAAATTTAAACAACCTAGTAATGCTTGGTGGCTATACCGGAAAAAATATTACTACTCAAGTGGAAACTTATGACCCAACAAAAACAACAGCTTTTTGGCTTGATCTTGCTAGCAACGGAAAAGCTATTGCTCCAGGATTATTCTTTGGGTATACCAAAAATAATGGATCAAAAGACGATAACACAA carries:
- a CDS encoding helix-turn-helix domain-containing protein, which translates into the protein MNEHIVTQIYNTTPEQLREILRDDTRKEIKELFNKLTPKPPVEFLTRKEVSTMLKVALSTVSEWDKLEILKPYRIGNLVRYKSDEIEEALKAIKK
- a CDS encoding site-specific integrase; its protein translation is MSVQIQMSKGSVRYAFKESKKNLEEHKQQESLIYLYFSYGAERLKYSVGYKSCFANWDFKKQRIKNISSLINKDKVNQDLKHFEDSILSRYQKLYMDYGDGVTNEMIKKELDIIVRKKHLVESDKEIVLSFIDVCNKFIDDKGTSIAPVTKRVYKQAITILEKYEKKKQISLSFEAIDMPFYNSFKAFLEKENYSLNTIGKHIKTIKSFMNYAFVEGYTASVKHQSRDFKVEKEITTEIYLSDAEIKVLHNKDLSKTPVLEHARDVFLIGCYTGQRVSDYNSLSKDDIVTKGEIQYFKFVQQKNRKRGRVVMCPITKEIREIMDKRYGGVPPPSIPEQHINEHIKTIGLDLQWTESIKCEQTKGGKLVTEMIPKYKLLKSHTARRSFCTNMYLRKMPIFDIMLFSGHTTEKEFYRYIRIKEEERAQHIVDSGYFNV
- a CDS encoding IS1/IS1595 family N-terminal zinc-binding domain-containing protein, whose protein sequence is MEILACPKCQGNHIIKSGVINNKQRYLCKKCNYFFTVNKIGKKIDDYYVTKALQLYLEGLSFREIERIIGVSHVTVSNWVKTYNIKKPSHANYHPTYKIFNHLELVEYLKNKQLLSGAGMIITELGDKFMLIKWERFKD